The Streptomyces sp. NBC_01275 genome has a segment encoding these proteins:
- a CDS encoding SDR family NAD(P)-dependent oxidoreductase, translating into MTSDGDLEGRSVVVNGAGSGIGRASALGFAALGAKVVVADRDAAAAAQVVKTISYAGGAACAVIGDPCDPRVVDEVVTMAVGAFGGLDVLVDDTGIPHRTTALADTRHTDATDVTDVADDAEWRRVIEAGLTAPYLLIRAALPHMLAKGRGAIVLTVSEAGLRGGAAGAACTAVAHGVVGLVKSLAVRHRDQGIRANAIAAPGGAGADPSLVCACGAAPSGRAAESAEHADVVLFLASEAARNINGVVLPVDNGRSAA; encoded by the coding sequence ATGACGAGCGACGGCGATCTCGAAGGGCGGAGTGTCGTCGTCAACGGCGCGGGATCCGGCATCGGACGGGCCTCGGCCCTCGGTTTCGCCGCGCTGGGCGCCAAGGTCGTGGTCGCCGACCGGGACGCGGCCGCCGCAGCTCAGGTGGTCAAGACCATTTCCTATGCGGGTGGCGCCGCCTGCGCGGTGATCGGCGATCCCTGTGACCCGCGCGTGGTGGACGAGGTCGTCACGATGGCCGTAGGGGCCTTCGGCGGGCTGGACGTCCTGGTCGACGACACCGGGATACCGCACCGGACGACCGCCCTCGCCGACACCCGCCACACCGACGCCACCGACGTCACCGATGTCGCCGACGACGCCGAGTGGCGCCGCGTCATCGAGGCGGGTCTGACCGCGCCCTACCTGCTGATCCGCGCCGCGCTGCCGCACATGTTGGCCAAGGGGCGCGGGGCGATCGTCCTCACCGTCTCCGAGGCCGGTCTGCGCGGCGGCGCCGCGGGCGCCGCCTGCACCGCCGTCGCGCACGGCGTCGTAGGCCTGGTGAAGTCCCTTGCCGTGCGCCACCGCGACCAGGGCATTCGCGCCAACGCCATCGCCGCCCCCGGCGGAGCCGGCGCCGATCCCAGCCTTGTCTGCGCCTGCGGCGCGGCCCCGTCGGGCAGGGCGGCCGAGTCGGCGGAGCACGCGGACGTCGTCCTCTTCCTCGCCTCCGAGGCCGCGAGGAACATCAACGGCGTCGTCCTGCCCGTGGACAACGGGCGGTCCGCCGCCTGA
- a CDS encoding SDR family NAD(P)-dependent oxidoreductase, whose amino-acid sequence MSEFSFEGRVAVVTGAGRGLGRAYARLLAEQGAKVVVNDLGGSMEGEGADAGPAQKVVDEIRAAGGEAVADTHDVSTEAGGRAIVDSAIEHFGRIDVLVNNAGIIRWAGLPEVDLDNLERHLAVHLIGSFNTLRAAWPHFVEQGYGRVVLTTSSGVLGLPNNLSYAAAKGGTIGLARSAKLAGEPHNIKVNLIAPAAMTRMGGGEPPEDAPPTPGQPYMPSNAVAPMVAYLAHENCPVSGEIYTAGAGRFARLFIASTEGYAHEDGPASIEDVARNWDAINEEKDYYVPSDLMAWSGSFLKHQFS is encoded by the coding sequence ATGAGCGAGTTCAGCTTCGAAGGGCGCGTGGCGGTCGTCACCGGCGCGGGCCGTGGTCTCGGCCGGGCCTACGCCCGCCTTCTGGCGGAGCAGGGCGCGAAGGTCGTCGTCAACGACCTCGGCGGATCGATGGAGGGCGAGGGCGCCGACGCCGGCCCCGCGCAGAAGGTCGTGGACGAGATCAGGGCCGCCGGCGGCGAGGCCGTCGCCGACACGCACGACGTGTCCACGGAGGCGGGCGGCCGGGCGATCGTCGACTCCGCGATCGAGCACTTCGGCCGGATCGACGTCCTCGTCAACAACGCCGGGATCATCCGGTGGGCGGGCCTGCCCGAGGTCGACCTCGACAACCTCGAACGGCATCTCGCCGTCCACCTGATCGGCTCCTTCAACACGCTGCGGGCCGCCTGGCCGCACTTCGTCGAACAGGGCTACGGCAGGGTCGTGCTGACGACGTCGAGCGGTGTCCTGGGACTTCCCAACAACCTGTCGTACGCGGCGGCGAAGGGCGGCACGATCGGGCTGGCGCGCAGCGCGAAACTGGCGGGCGAGCCGCACAACATCAAGGTCAACCTGATCGCGCCGGCGGCGATGACCCGGATGGGCGGGGGAGAGCCGCCCGAGGACGCCCCGCCGACGCCCGGTCAGCCGTACATGCCGTCGAACGCGGTCGCCCCCATGGTCGCGTACCTCGCGCATGAGAACTGCCCGGTCAGCGGGGAGATCTACACGGCCGGGGCGGGCCGCTTCGCGCGGCTGTTCATCGCCTCCACCGAGGGATACGCCCACGAGGACGGGCCCGCCTCGATCGAGGACGTCGCCAGGAACTGGGACGCCATCAACGAGGAGAAGGACTACTACGTCCCCTCCGACCTGATGGCGTGGTCGGGATCCTTCCTCAAGCACCAGTTCTCCTAG